In Serratia sp. FDAARGOS_506, a genomic segment contains:
- a CDS encoding transglycosylase SLT domain-containing protein, translated as MKTKIGCLTAILLLSGCAKDPQTASNISGSGTTRGGWLKPPPQAPVNRTGTPVVYNDYIRQAASNYGVDETLIKAIIQVESGFNPNVVSTSNAVGLMQLKASTAGRDAYRMKGRSGQPSSRELKDPAVNIDLGTAYINILQSQQLAGINNPQTLRYATIVSYVNGAGAMLRTFSSDKRVAVNRINQMSPDEFYQHIQKKHPAPQAPRYLWKVTTAYQAMSQ; from the coding sequence GTGAAAACAAAAATAGGTTGCCTTACGGCAATTTTACTTTTGTCGGGGTGCGCCAAAGACCCGCAAACGGCAAGCAATATTTCAGGCAGTGGCACAACGCGCGGCGGTTGGTTAAAACCCCCTCCGCAGGCACCGGTAAACCGCACAGGCACGCCGGTTGTTTATAACGATTACATTCGTCAGGCCGCCAGCAACTATGGCGTCGACGAAACGCTGATTAAAGCGATTATTCAGGTGGAGTCCGGGTTTAACCCGAACGTGGTCAGCACCTCGAACGCAGTGGGATTGATGCAGCTTAAGGCTTCTACCGCCGGCCGCGACGCCTATCGCATGAAAGGACGAAGCGGGCAACCCAGCTCGCGTGAGCTGAAGGATCCGGCGGTCAATATTGATCTGGGAACGGCCTATATCAATATTCTTCAAAGCCAGCAGCTAGCCGGGATCAACAACCCACAGACTTTGCGTTATGCCACCATCGTTTCTTACGTGAACGGGGCGGGCGCCATGTTGCGCACCTTCTCCTCGGACAAGCGCGTGGCGGTTAATCGCATCAATCAGATGAGCCCGGATGAGTTTTATCAGCACATCCAGAAAAAGCACCCGGCGCCGCAGGCACCGCGCTATTTGTGGAAGGTGACCACCGCCTATCAGGCGATGTCGCAGTAA
- a CDS encoding gluconate 2-dehydrogenase subunit 3 family protein, giving the protein MSNHKTNNSRRDFLLKSMTLIPAAVIGGSGVGALTAPAPAVAASNTSTQNDYQPTFFTPEEWAFIKAAVARLIPADERGPGALEAGVPEFIDRQMNTPYATGSIWYMQGPFNPDVPKEMGYQLPLVPKQIYNLGISDADAYSKKTAGKPFAELDGAQQDAMLQKFESGDAEFQQLPSKLFFSYLLQNTREGFFSDPIHGGNKDMVGWKLINFPGARADFMDWVERGERYPFPPVSIRGERG; this is encoded by the coding sequence ATGTCGAATCATAAAACCAACAATTCGCGGCGCGATTTCTTGTTGAAATCGATGACCTTAATTCCTGCGGCGGTAATTGGTGGCAGCGGCGTTGGCGCGCTGACGGCACCGGCACCGGCGGTCGCAGCCTCGAACACTTCAACGCAGAACGATTACCAGCCGACCTTTTTCACCCCGGAAGAGTGGGCCTTCATCAAGGCCGCCGTCGCGCGCCTGATCCCGGCCGATGAACGCGGCCCCGGCGCACTGGAGGCCGGCGTACCGGAGTTTATCGATCGTCAGATGAATACTCCGTATGCCACCGGTTCCATCTGGTACATGCAAGGGCCGTTCAACCCCGATGTGCCGAAGGAGATGGGCTATCAGCTGCCGCTGGTGCCTAAGCAAATCTATAACCTCGGCATCAGTGACGCCGACGCCTACAGCAAGAAAACCGCCGGCAAGCCGTTCGCCGAGCTGGATGGCGCGCAGCAAGACGCCATGCTGCAAAAATTTGAGTCCGGCGATGCGGAGTTCCAGCAACTGCCGTCGAAACTGTTCTTCTCCTATCTGCTGCAAAACACCCGTGAAGGTTTCTTCAGCGATCCGATCCATGGCGGTAACAAAGACATGGTTGGCTGGAAGCTGATTAATTTTCCGGGCGCGCGCGCCGATTTTATGGACTGGGTTGAGCGAGGGG
- the ghoS gene encoding type V toxin-antitoxin system endoribonuclease antitoxin GhoS produces the protein MSQSATSCFVVTFRYQEEGLTDLAKLTGQLTREGFVTSVTDENGVHHELGSNSFAFITVLDQEDVQRLAQGFGQLALGKQPEVTICSCKDYLQRLHTDT, from the coding sequence ATGAGTCAATCTGCAACAAGCTGCTTTGTGGTGACTTTTCGCTATCAGGAAGAGGGATTGACCGACCTGGCGAAGCTGACCGGGCAATTGACGCGGGAGGGTTTTGTCACGTCGGTGACAGACGAGAATGGCGTTCACCACGAACTCGGCAGCAACAGTTTTGCGTTTATAACCGTGCTGGATCAAGAGGATGTGCAGCGCCTGGCACAGGGGTTCGGACAGTTGGCATTGGGAAAACAGCCGGAGGTGACGATATGCAGCTGTAAGGACTACCTTCAGCGGTTACATACTGATACATAA